A genome region from Lutra lutra chromosome 11, mLutLut1.2, whole genome shotgun sequence includes the following:
- the LOC125080798 gene encoding serine protease 1, translating to MKTFIFLALLGAAIAFPIDDDDKIVGGYTCQKNSVPYQVFLNLGYHFCGGSLINSQWVVSAAHCYKSRIQVRLGEHNIAVSEGGEQFINSAKVIRHPRYNQNTVDNDIMLIKLSSPATLNSRVSSISLPKSCAAAGTQCLISGWGNTLSTGQKYPDVLQCLQAPILSDSTCRNAYPGKITSNMICLGYLQGGKDSCQGDSGGPVVCNRELQGIVSWGIGCAQKGKPGVYTKVCNYVRWIQQTISAN from the exons ATGAAGACCTTCATCTTCCTTGCCCTGCTGGGAGCTGCTA TTGCTTTCCCCATTGATGATGATGACAAGATCGTTGGGGGCTACACCTGTCAGAAGAATTCTGTTCCCTACCAGGTGTTCCTGAACTTGGGCTATCACTTCTGTGGCGGCTCCCTCATCAATTCCCAGTGGGTGGTGTCCGCAGCTCACTGCTACAAGTC TCGAATCCAGGTGCGTCTGGGAGAACACAACATCGCAGTCTCTGAGGGTGGTGAGCAATTCATCAATTCAGCCAAGGTCATCCGCCACCCCAGATACAACCAAAACACTGTCGATAATGACATCATGCTAATTAAACTGAGCTCTCCCGCCACCCTCAATTCTCGAGTGTcttctatctctctgccaaaatCCTGTGCAGCTGCTGGTACCCAGTGCCTCATCTCTGGCTGGGGGAACACCCTGAGTACTGGGC AAAAGTATCCTGATGTCCTGCAGTGTCTTCAAGCTCCCATCCTCTCTGACAGCACTTGCCGCAATGCCTACCCTGGCAAAATCACCAGCAATATGATCTGTTTGGGTTACCTGCAGGGCGGAAAGGATTCTTGTCAG GGTGACTCTGGTGGCCCTGTGGTCTGCAACAGAGAGCTCCAGGGCATTGTCTCCTGGGGTATTGGCTGCGCTCAGAAAGGCAAACCTGGTGTCTACACCAAGGTCTGTAACTACGTACGCTGGATTCAGCAAACCATTTCTGCCAACTAA